gcaatgtagaaacagaaaatatttatgtaaaccaaaagtatattctttagaatagagtaaagaacacaatttgtgtgtgtggggtcccgggggggtcagtccaggaattggtagggggggggggggggggggggcagtcaccagtgctaagctacgcttcatcgcttctggccacaatacttcgtccacatcacaggatatgttttctcttgccaaacattgagggaagtatctcctagcatggcgtatccaaccttggacagaggcaacctctatgtccccacatagaCCATAAttataattgcagtctcttgtacatctgtaaacaagcgtcctcatcctccatgatgtctttgcctttccactgtacagaattcaaacacagtatgtgttcagcatactgtacaaaaaaatatagtacagcatgataaccaacctcattcattcaatgcagtgcagtaaatggatggctgagagttacaaatgtttatgcaatactatgcagtcgtacgtattttacagtacattgctgtaatgctaaaatagtcattagatagttgcatacctgttctcatttctgaaggtttgaattatggacgccactgtaaatcgactcaagttgggctggactctcagtccagcctctctcatggtcaaaccgtggttgatcacatgatcaacaagttttgccctaatctcatcagagatggctctccttccttctcttctttgccctcgtcctcttcctctccctcatactcctcttgctctctgtccattgttggcatccattgttcaaaacaggtaatccaacctttgacctatttataggcctattctacagtaaagcagtgattggttagtgatcagttaagctattagtgtttgcacatgtgaggagtgtgtgtgtgacctggtgaataagtgtagcattttgattggttgtgtttggaaaaggaaagcaagtcacttcctgttcgatttttgtgttttaggtagataattgtgtgtagtgttttgaaaaaagtgttttatgcaattgacaactgagtcaaacgctgagaaatagcttatggttttggatatttggtgtgtagttttgcattttgagtgagaggtttcaaaaatcatgtgacatgaaaagattttgtgtgtaagcagttggaaaaaactgtaacttgccagagagagagagagagagagagagagagagagagagatttgcaaCAACTGATGGCCTTGGTCATGGATTCATCTCAACATTCAACCACTTTTGAAGTCTGAACATgcatgacaaagtttgattttaAAGTGAATTGACCTGAGAATTGAGGGTGTTTGTAAAGTGTTGTATATCTTTATGTCTGGTCTGTCAGTAGATCTTGGTTGATGGTAAGACTTAAATCCCCAGCAGACTGTCGTCCTCCTGCAGGGaactgtgactgtctgtctgcttcttaAGCTGATTCACCAGCAACAACTGGTCCTGCCTGTCATATTCACTCTATACACATGCAGACAGGGAGTAAATAAGATGCagatctgtgtgagtgtgtgtgtgtgtgtgtgtgtgtgtgtgtgtgtgtgtgtgtgtgtgtgtgtgtgtgtgtgtgtgtgtgtgtgtgtgtgtgtgtgtgtgtgtgcgtgaggagAAAGGGTggttatttatgtgtgtgtgtgtgagattatgATTGAAGTTAAGCTAAAGCTGGTCTTTTACATAAGCATCTAAATAAATTATCAACTTTATtttttactcactcactcactcactcactcactcactcactcactcactctctctctctctctctctctctctcactctctcacacacacacacacacacacacacacacacacacacacacacacacaaagtttgTTCCCTCCCTCGCCCACCTTCTTCAGCATAcatctatttctcctctctttgcCACGGtatgtcgctctctctcctcacctaaatcctctcctctgtttgaAGTTACtgtatcagtcagtcagtgagtcttTCTcccactcagtgtgtgtgtgtgtttgtgtttgtatgtgtgtgttttgtgtgtgtgtgtgtgtgtgtgtgtgtgtgtgactctctctctctctctctctgactctctgtctgttttCTTTTAGCCACAGCCAACCCAGGCCCTGCaggtgcaagagagagagacacagttggCCATTGTGCTACTTTACCACATCcttcatcctccacctctctctccgtccctccccaACATACACACCTGCACATACATGCTGGTGGGGAAAGACAAGGGGAGTGGTCTGGGGGCTACTGTCACTGAAGAAGGTGGTGTTGATTGGTCTGTGGATGATTATTGAAAAAGGTCATGCTTTGCCGGTGCAATGCATTCCATATAATCCATCTACCTGTCTCTTATTCTGATTCCTCTGAGCTACTCCTGACCCCTAGTGGTGATGTAGGCAACTAACTCTTacagtctcacatcagaattagaagtttatccatgtttctcaaacctCAAATTTCGTAGTTGTTGCGAACGTCACATATCAAAGTGTTTAAGGTCAAGTTCAGGCATTAACAACGAagtcttaaggttaggcattaacccCCAgtggttaaggtaatggttaaggtttgggatagacttAAAACAAAAATCTGCAAAGCAACTTTCTAGCtctggatttgaacttgcaaccttaggAATCAGAGGCAGACAGGGTCCCGTGTCGCACAGCAGTCAAAAGCACTGCAACAGCTCACTGTTGCCTCTAGTGGCTGGTTTCTCCATCATCTTCTgacatcctcagacatggatggatgtcAAATATTgacttgtatcacaggtgacctggctGGGTCAGATACACCaaatctatctgtgtgtgtggtgagtaaAGTGCAATGTTTTGATACTAGAATGTTGTGTATATGATTACATTTGTTAAGGGTTGATCATGTTGACCACCCCCATGTTAATCATGTTTAAAATGTGTGTAAAATGGTGGTGTTTTTATGTACTCTTTTTCATTTGAGTGTATTTTCTGTGCCTTCCATTTAGCAGTGAGTGCCATTGCCAACagtccctgtgtgtttgtgtctttcaGGGCAGGCTAAGCAGTTTTATTAAGGCAAAACATCACTTTGATATAAGGATTAAATTTAGCCTCATCCTCATCctaccctctccttttctccctttcctcctctctctcttgtaaAGGTGACAGACGACAGTTGAGCACTGGATTATTAGCGAGAAAAGCAGCACATTCTAATAAACTCTTTCCTTTCACCCTATCAGTGCTCACAACATTTACGACATCTAGTCTTGTcttcatatacagtatgtgtgtgtcagtggaggctgctgaggggaggacggctcataataatggctggaacgaagcgaatagaatggcatcaaacacatggaaaccatgtgtttaatgtatttAATACCAgtccacctattccgctccagccattaccacgagcctgtcctcccaaaTTAAGtagccaccaacctcctgtggtgtgtgtgtatgtgtgtgtatgtgtcatcaTTCATTTGGCTAGCAGTCATTTCCAGTGTGTGAGAACAACTCTGTTCATGGATTTGGTTCAAGCTCACCAGATGAAGCACTCATAAACGAAGGCCTGCTGTGGAGTTTGTGGTTGGAGATACACTGCACACATTTGATTTGAGAAGGTTTTACTCGATGTTACCGACCAATTACACAACAAAACAACCCCCATTCCGCAAAAAAGCCCCTCTACTTCCACCacacctctcccctctttcaCTCCACCCATCTGCCACCTCTGTGAATGCAGAGAGAGCgatagaaacagagaaagaaggagagtgatgccaGCCATATGGcgcccctgtcctctccttccctccctcccctaccccctctactcaccacatCAGGATACACTTGTTCTGGTGGGATCCGGTTTCTAACGGAATGCTGCCTTGCTCTGGTTTGCCGCAGGCCCGGTATTATTAGCAGACACATCCGTCCCCTCTCAGTGGGCTGGTGGTCAGGGAGAGGCACCCCTAACGGACTCTTAACCCCCCACCACCTTActaacacccccacccctccccccgacacacaacacaacacactcacaTTCCTTCCCTCCCCAAATTCACTCACCTCATCTTGCTTGCGGCCCAGAGTGCATTGCATCCCTTCATACGGATCTTTACACAGTAAAGATCTTAAAAGGGAAAAAGAGAAACTGCTGCTTCTCACATACTGAGCTCTCTTTTCGCTTTTCTCTGTATTCCCTTTTCTAATCTCTTCTGTTCACAACTCCTCTTCTGCCTCTGTAGCTGAGAGCCAAGGCTTCATTTCTCAGCTTAGGACAATAAGGGTTTGAGGCCCAGGGACTCTGAATCACGTCACCACTCTCTCTTACCATCCCCTCACTCTATGCGCTCCTCATGACCCTTAGGCCAGGGTCTAGTGCCCCAAGTGTTGAGATGAGGTTTAGCATGACTCATGTCAGCAgaagcttcaaatcaaatcaaatttatttgtcacatacacatggttagcagatgttaatgcgagtgtagcgaaatgcttgtgcttctagttccgacaatgcagtaataaccaacgagtaatctaacctaacaattccacaactactaccttatacacacaagtgtaaagggatgaagaatatgtacataaagatatattaatgagtgatggtacagaacggcataggcaagatagtCTAAATTCTATATCTACAGGATTGGATGTGGGAATGCCAACCTCAGCTATTATCATATGACTTTCTCATGGCTATTCAATATTCATGAATTTACATACTTTCAACAGTTCCTAAAGATCGCATTAGGACCCACTGGTGTGTCGTGGTTGAACTGCATTCTGACATACCGATTATTTAGAGGGTCACACGATTATTGGGTGTGTCATTCCCAGCACTAAAAGGTTTGGAATGTACTTTCCCCAAATACTCTTCAAATCTCTGTACAATAGCCATAGGATGGTATCATATTTAGCTGATCGTCCACTGTGGCTATGATACAGCCAGAGAACCATAAGGACAGAGTTCTCACGACGTCAAGACCCAGTGTGGTGGGAACAGCCTCTTATTCCAATAGAGAGGCACTGATCATGTCCCCTGTCGCCGTCCACTCTGCTCCGCCACAATGTGTTTCTTATACACACTGCCGTTTTGTGTGTGCACTGTATGTTCCCTTACTGTTTATTTTCCTACAAAACACCATTTCTATTGTCTGGTGACGGAGACCTCTCTTACACATTGTGCCTCTGCACGTAGCGGCACTGTGCCTCTATGTATTCGCATGAGCCTTTTAGGCCTTTTGGCTAGTTTTTTCCCAGATTCATTTTTTGGTACAAATCAGAAAGAGATTATATTTTTTCCAGAACCTTCTCTTGACTTCAAGCGTCATCCCCAAGCAACACTGCCATCTGGTGTTGAGATCTGCTCTTGGGGGGGGGGTTAGTGTGTTCAGATCTGCTGGGTGTGTCAGAATACAGCTCCAAGGAAGGCTGGATATACAATCATGCTTCAAATCTTGTTTGGGTCAGGATGAGTTTCATTGTGTTGGGTGTCTTTGTATAACATTCGCTCTATTTGACAGTATTTCAGTATGTATTGGACTTTACACAACTAAACAGGCCAACTGAATGTAGGCTTATATCACGTGTACCCAAAAGGTTCTATCTAATACAAGAACATCAGAAAAAGAGAAACACTGAGTCCCTCTTGATCATATATTGCTCTTGAACATCACCAGTAGTGCATTGAGGTTACCATGGTAATGTTGGCACAGAACCAGAAGAGAGTGGGTTGTGAGAGCGCCTGTCTGCTGACTCTCATGGTCACTGTAGCCCAATGTCTATCTAGTACCAGTGTCGAAGTGAGGTGAGGCAGGTTGTTGTTCGTAACACTGTGTACTCTGTGCTCCAGAGCTGTTGAAACGGCGCGGGTCACATGTGCCACTTCCCCCAGCAACATATGGCGGTTCTCAGGGGGGATGTTGCTGGCTAACCGCTGCCCAGGCTGGGCTTCCGGCCTTTGGGCAGCTCAGCCCACAGGTGCCCCTCTCGCCCTCCAGCACCCCCACTATCATCCCACTCCAGACACCGTGCCAGGATACTGTGGTGACACAGCCCTGGGTCCTCGGTTCCTCCCATGTCAACAAGACTGAATAtgggaaattggctccaattccATTAATATGATTAAAATACTATATGCCAATCCCTCATCCATAGTTATAACAGGCAatatctgctctgctctgtttagAATCATTAGAAGCAGCAGACTGCGATCCGATTTCTCCTTTACTATTTTTATTATTCATGGAACCCCTGGCCCAGGCAATTTGTCAATCAAAGGAAATAACACACATTTCCCTTAAATATACTGATCCTTTCATCTCACTATACATTGACATTATTTGTCTTTTTCTGGGCAATGTATCTCAATTTCTCCAAAATGCTTTGAAGATCATAGGATAAATTCAGATTCATCTCAAATTAGCCCTACTGTCCCTCAAGACCCCcaatggaggactcatctctacttatggaatccCAATAGTTTCGTTTAAATCTTTGGGAGTAGATATATTTCCTCCCTTAGGTAAAATCATTGGCAGAAACTTTAACAGAGCGCTCAAATCAATGAAACTCAACCTCAATAGATGGACAAACATTCCAGTTCCTTTAACCGGCAGAATATCTGTTGTCCAAATGAATATGTTTATGGTTGAATTTCTGTTCAATGTTTCCCATGTCGCCCCCTTCTGGCTATTGAGAAAATATATAAACAAGAAAACATCATTTAGGAAAATATGAAACATAATTTGGGAAAAATCACATATTTTATAGGGCCCCTCTTAGAGCTGtttattaaccattattttaccaggtacagtgcattccgaaagtattcagaccccttgactttttcaacattttgttacattacagaattattctaaaatgtattaaatgattttttccccctcatcaatctacacacaataccccataataaaaaagcaaaaacaggtttttagaaatgtttgtaaacgTGTATATATATCACTCAGTAATGCCTTGCATCCCCCAAATGGTCAGAATGTGGAATCCATACCCTTGCCAATATCATGGAGAGTCATTTTTGAGAACATTCACAAGATTTGAAAGATACAAACATTACCAGACAACTCCTTTTTTTCTATATTTACAACTTAGGTCAGCTATGCTGGTCTATGGAGTCCCTTTGGAAACCCAACTACCAAACCATCCAATGATGGGATTCATAAACAAATTATCTGGGCTACCGAAAGGACAAATTTCTATAATATATAAACACCTTTTGGAAAGCTCATATTCTCAGCTAGCCATTAACAAAGTATGGACCACAAATGTAAGTGAATCTGAACAACCATTTAACTGGAACAGAATATGGAAAAAATATGACCTTGGCATCTCGTAAACGACTGCCCCTCATTGAAGACAACATGTTGGTTGGATTAGTTTGAGGgggggggatgggatgggaggttgggggtggagataTGATGTGAACTAAATATGAAACTATATGAATTTGTATATTCAACCTGTAAGCCCCCTCAATGAAAAAAATGCATAAATAAATCAATTGGTCACAAAAGAAGCAACactgatgggaggtgaggagaaggggagagagatgctTACAGGTATGAGGAGTTACTGAGTGACAAGTGTTTTTAATCATCAATGTGGGCATCTTAATTGTGTGTAGTGATCCAATATTCCATTGTCATATGTTCATATGTTCTGAGATAGTCCTCTCAATTTCTACATGTTCAACTCAGTTCAGCGATTCTTGCAGGCCCACAAAACATTGCCCTTGAATATTACTGTAACTCCATTATACTACATTTCCGTTGACGTCATGTAATGTTGATTGTATCAGTGGCAGTGAACTTGTCAGGTTTTGATCCTAACTAAATATTTTCAGGTCTGAGTTTGTCAGTACTAATAGCTAATGAACCTCATAGAGAACAATATGCCTGGTTTGGTTTTACTATTTCTAACTCAACCCAGGTATCAGTGATCAACAGTTCTCCAAACACAAGGGGGCAGATTGTCTCTTATCCCACATCAAGTTACATTAAAGCCAGAACTGTCAATCAATGACATGGCAAAAGAGACatcacaggagtgtgtgtgtgggtatgtgtgtgtgagagatatatagatagatagagagagagataatgataaCTGAGGCGGTATGATCAAACCATGTCTGTGAGGGGAGAAGCCAGCTTGAAGCCTTTTCATCTCTAATAAAGGCTTGTCTTTATTAAGCCAAGCACATCATGCACCTCCCattcgtgtgtgtgcatgcgcgtggATGTTTGTATGTACGTGCATgagcatgaatgtgtgtgtgcttttcTGGAAGTAGTGTTTATGCAGAAGTACTGTGTGGTCAAGTTTGCGTATTTAAGAACTGCACCGCATATAGTGTCTGCTATGCTGATGACAGTGTTTGTGTTTGCTTTGCTGCAGGCAGTATGTGTTTGTGCTTGTTGGTTTGTGTGTATAGGTAGTGTGTGTGAAATACTGTGGCTAGTTGAGAGCCTGCCTACCTGCGGTATGTCCGTCCGTCTAACCCACCTCGTTGTTATTATTAGCCACTCAGACTGGCAGCTCTTCGCGAACACTGCTAAAACGGGCAAAGCAGTTAACACACCCcctcacccaccaccaccacatagcCTCACCATCCcccgtacacacactcacatcccCGCACACACCCtgtacacccccccacacacacactgctcacacacacactctaaactCCCAAAAAAGCTCTGTAAACCACAGCCAGAGGGAGCCGCCCGTCTGACGCCAACTCCAAAGGCCAGCcgggggtcagtgtgtgtgtgtgtgtgtgtgtgtgtgtgtgtgtgtgtgtgtgtgtgtgtgtgtgtgtgtgtgtgtgtgtgtgtgtgtgtgtgtgaatatttgagtatgtgtgtgtgtctttctctctctgtgtgtcagaaaGTGTGTGAGCTCCTAATGCCATCATTGTGTGGGACTTTGGTATGGGACAGTGTGAAAGCTGTTACAGGTTATTTGTGGTAGGAGAAGGGGAGGCCCTTTACCAAAACTGAGCTCTTCTCTGTAGACTGTCATAGCATCATTTCAAACGAAAAGACAGTTAGGGTTTGGCTGAGCAATCCCACAGCTGGAGTCAGAACACAGGGGCCTGGAGACCTAGGGGTAGAGAGCGCTGAGTTGGCTGTCGGCTGCCCCTCTGTTGTACATTAGCACGTTAGCATGTTATCGGGCCATGGCTTTGAGGGGTCTGAGTATCACCCAACTGATAACTGACCCCCCTCTGCATGAACCTGGCACCAGCTGAGCCTATATCCAGGGGGGAGGGAACAGGAGAAGCAGCCACCATGAAACTCTGACTATTTAAATTTTATAGTGTAACTTAGAATTTTTTGTGAAACTACAGACCTGAAAAATGAAGAGGTGCTTTGCTAAAGTACTGTACTCAACTGACAGGTACTGTCACATACTCTGTAAAATGTAATTTGCTACATGATGCAGGTTTAGGGTGAGGGGTCTTTACTTAGGTTCGTGGTCAGCTAATTCTCCCTGGTTTAGATCTATTGACAACTCCTGCTGAGACTGAGGCATTCCTAATATGGACACCTTAAGAGATTATCAGATGGTTGAAATGAATATGCTTGTTTGGGTGATTGAATTAAACCTGTGTAGAATGTCATACGTATGGACCTAACAGGACACCTGGATGTCAAGTACCTTTCTTACATAACTTTAAACTGATTTTCAGGCAGAATCTGTTCATCTTTTGTGTTTTATATGTTGACATATCTTATTTACCCAAAACAATACTGGTAAACCATATTCAGAGACACAATAAGTCAAGTCAATGGTTACAAATGTTATAGAAATGTATTTCAATAATCATTTCTCTATACTAAAGCCATGATTGTCAATGTACATTTCTACATTACAAATTTGTGGAAAGATttgcataacatactgtatgaaaacTTTACTGCCGTTTAAATATCACAACAAAAAAAGATGCGGGGTGGCAAAGTACATGGCAAATGATGGATAATAAAAATGAAGCAGGGGTGAGGAACCCATGAGCCTTTATGATCACATATTCTGCTGGTTAATGGTGTAATTCAACTTCTTCAATACATACTTGAATTATAAATCAGGACAGAGACATctaaccacttttccatttagCACTATATTTACACCTGGAAGAAGTGATTTAGTGGCTCACTATCCCAACATCATCCAGTGAATCAAACATCCAGTCATCAGCTGGTTAACAATAACCTTCACATACTCTGCAACCAGATGAGGGTTTCCCTGGCTGGAGCAcatcacaaacagatctgggaccaggctagatttATGTATACAGAACCTGACTCAGAGTATGTAGTAGGCCTACATTTTATAGATTGCTACTTCACATTAACTGTCCCATTTCAATCTGTTCCCAAGTCATTCATTATTAGAAGTTGCGTGGGCGTGTCTTCATCTCCACACTCTTAAAGGAGTAGCGCTCTCCACTGCGGCTGTCTGTCAGGATGTACCAGGTGCCCCAGTAAATGCCGTTGGTCAGCCCGCTGTAGCGCCCGCGGTAGTACCGTCCATTCAGGTTAGCCGCCAGGCAGGCATCGAACCACCAGCCCGCACCGTAGTACTGCGCACAGTTCCCCGAGGTGTAGCGGTCATGATCACGGTCGTTGGTGCTGAACGCTCGGCCGTCGTGGTTGTAGCGTTTGCTGTAGCTCAGGGCATTTCCCGCGTCACCAGAGTACTCCCGTGCTGTCAGACGGTAcctgggagaaggagagacaacaTTTACTCAgcgttcataaccaagtgggaaggtggTATTTACCACATACGACTAGGAAAATACACTTGAACGcccctccaactggtaattactagtgggacACTCGTCTATCATCCCTGATCTCTGTCTTCTCCCACATACTGACCCCTGATGTCACCTACTAAGGAAATTACCTCAATAACAGTATTTTCGGCAGTTACATCCAACaacaaaatacaatttataaAAAGCTATCTATTAAGTGTTTTTGAACAATAGAATTTGTTTGCGAGCACGACAGCTGTACTTTTAGTTGATAGTTGCCGCAACTTGTTTGCCATTAGCCAATCTCAATGAGTTTAAAGCATGTGAATGCATCCAACTCATATTTATTACTTCACAACTGGAAATTGCCACattcccacttggttatgaacaCAGCATAACACCATGAGTGTATTAGTTTATTATATGTTAAAGAGATATGTTCACTCCAAAATCAAAGTTTGTCAGATGTTTACTGACTTCCAAAGAGGTCTTATGTTGAGATGAGTCCACGTCATACTCCATCAGTTGTGCAGATCCAGATACATGCATTAAAGATAGGCACTGTCTAATTTCACATTCAGATGCCGTGGGACCTGAACTGATCTTGACATTATCCCActtttgtataaaaaaaaatatatatatatatttggtcaTCTTTGATTTTGAGGCAAACAATTTCTTTAATTTGTGTATAATATACACTGTACATCTTAGTCTTCCTATCTATCTGTGTGTTTCCATTACTTCTGTGTCTCTGTTGCCACTCTAAAGGTGTTGTAGGTGGCTTGGCGTTTCTGCTTGTGCCAGTCCTCCAGTTGAATACGCAGTAGGTGTTGACCAGTGTTGGTGAGAGCATGCAGCGCTGCGTTCCCCAGCCAGTGTTCTCCCTGTGGGGAACCAAAACCCTCGCGATACTCCTGCCACGTCCGATTGAAGTCCACCGAGCCATCTCTCCGACGCTGGAACATCGTCCACCCTCCGCCTGCCGTCTCCATGTCACACTCTGCCTGGGGAGGGGCAAAGGTAACAACTCTTGGACATCCGACACAATAATGATGACGTTTCCCTGACCATTgccaatagtagagagaatatacGGGGTGATTATTGAGATACAGTATGTAACGCATTGAGACATTTTTCTGTAATCAGTGGCCTTGTGGTTTGAGTGTCTGCCATGAGATTGGAAGGTTGGGAGTTCCATCCCCAGCTGAGTCATACCAAAGATTGTAAAAATGGAACACGGTGCATCTCTGCTTAGCACTCAGCAGTAAGGAGATATATTTGGGGTAAGGCCCTGTGATAGACTAGCATCCTGTCCAgagggtgtacttgtacatcaagctgccttatgctacagaaacaggagatgggctCCTGCTCCTGTGAGCCGTTCTGGCTTGCACAAACAaggctactgtactactgtaatcTGTAACATCAGCTCCCTCCTTGTCTGTTTTTTCTCACTGCATGTTCCCCTCCAAGCTCTACAGATGGTGCATAACACACATACAGCAAACAGGTGgtttgcattttgtgtgtgtaAGTATTATGTGGTACCTCGACTgcaggtctgtgtgggtcaggcTGGATGGTGTAGATTCCGTTCTCTCGGATCCCCAAACGATAGATCTCAGCACAGTCCTGAGGATGCAGCCTCACTGAGGGGgcaactgcacacacacacacacacacacacacacacacacacacacacacacacacacacacacacacacttgcgctCTTACATCTGTATAT
This genomic window from Oncorhynchus nerka isolate Pitt River linkage group LG2, Oner_Uvic_2.0, whole genome shotgun sequence contains:
- the si:ch211-157b11.8 gene encoding fibroleukin, producing MILLGSIGVVPLLLSLCVGAVLSPPDAPPVCPHAPCRDSLVAAPPARIGSGGCEGSPGTAGCRVVVAPLAASDPPLREEHRQEVRQVQPEAGDVSERLFQLQRCMHSFQEPGAPRGQAGQGEDTLGAILALMAAVLTECDLHCHSQALRAMARRLEGAAVGREGEKDLLLLLRSITQHPPTVAPSVRLHPQDCAEIYRLGIRENGIYTIQPDPHRPAVEAECDMETAGGGWTMFQRRRDGSVDFNRTWQEYREGFGSPQGEHWLGNAALHALTNTGQHLLRIQLEDWHKQKRQATYNTFRVATETQKYRLTAREYSGDAGNALSYSKRYNHDGRAFSTNDRDHDRYTSGNCAQYYGAGWWFDACLAANLNGRYYRGRYSGLTNGIYWGTWYILTDSRSGERYSFKSVEMKTRPRNF